CTAACTGGATATCAGATTTGGCTGTAGGATAATTTGCAGGAACTAGAGGCAATTTTTCGGGATTTGGCCTTAGAAGTGAAGATTTATCCTCTGAAATGGAACCAGTTATACCATTAATTGTAGCATGACAAGGTAATTGTTTTAGCGCAGactcaatattttttccttgcaTTTATTAAAGACGTCTGgacatttttctctttgaaGTAAACATACATTCTCAAAGGATTTATATACTGAAAtcatttcattaattttattttaatatctGCATTTATCATCATTGTGCTTAGCCGTAAATAAAAGATTTTCATAATCAACATAATATTCATAcaattctttcttttcttccagTCAGCCGGTTGAGGTATATTAAAATCAGGCTCACACTTATTATGGAGAGAACTATCTGATGGTTTACCGACAATATCATTCTATAACCGTTGGAGTTCTCCAAAAGCAAGAATAATAGAAGATTCATCTGAACCAAGAATATTAGCCAATTGACTGTATACCCAATAATTAAAAAGCGTGCACACTTCGTTTTTATGTACTGAAATATACCATATtcgatcatttttttctaaatgtCTTAGgacctttttacaaattctTTTCACTTCATCTACATGttcctttaaatttattgacTCTAATTTTATTGAATCACAACGATTACTATATATAGATAAATCGTTATGTTCAAggtttatatataaataaaataattctgtGGGTAAATAAAGGAAATCTTTTCCTGAAGGTatctatataaaaagtaa
The DNA window shown above is from Plasmodium cynomolgi strain B DNA, scaffold: 0716, whole genome shotgun sequence and carries:
- a CDS encoding hypothetical protein (putative), which gives rise to IPSGKDFLYLPTELFYLYINLEHNDLSIYSNRCDSIKLESINLKEHVDEVKRICKKVLRHLEKNDRIWYISVHKNEVCTLFNYWVYSQLANILGSDESSIILAFGELQRSLHNKCEPDFNIPQPADWKKRKNCMNIMLIMKIFYLRLSTMMINADIKIKLMK